DNA sequence from the Pirellulales bacterium genome:
CGGCCGCCCGCGCAAGCCTTCGCTCTCGGGTTCGTAAATTGGACCTGTCCCCGTTTCTTCGGCCCCGTTTCTTCGCCCAAGGCCTTTCGCGGCGGTGGCGTCGCGGCCTTGAAGCCCAAGCCCGCCGCGCGCCGCTTGTCGGAAGACCAATGCCACCAGCTCTGCGACATTCTCGTCGCCGGGCTGCTGGCTGCCGGCTTCGACAGCGACCTCTGGACCTGTCCGCGGATCGCCGAAGTCGTCCGCCGCAAGTTCGGCATCGCGTACCATCCGGACCACCTCGGCCGAATCTTGCATGCGCTGGGCTTCTCG
Encoded proteins:
- a CDS encoding winged helix-turn-helix domain-containing protein encodes the protein MKPKPAARRLSEDQCHQLCDILVAGLLAAGFDSDLWTCPRIAEVVRRKFGIAYHPDHLGRILHALGFS